In Oncorhynchus tshawytscha isolate Ot180627B linkage group LG28, Otsh_v2.0, whole genome shotgun sequence, a genomic segment contains:
- the LOC112226896 gene encoding ankyrin repeat domain-containing protein 33B isoform X1, with translation MLRYLAGYPTLELFNVKNGLIVACYMGWVDVVIALSQCPHIDVNWQDNEGNTALMTAAQAGHIMISSYLINYFPNLDLERRNCHGFTALMKAAMQGRADVVCLLMMSGADVEARDYSRKMTSREWALFTCRYETGYLMMRLMAQPCAQQFCDSYKLEWPMLQELVAQRQESKSCWQKVADKVCCRFSLRMKTDPVDDGVMDHMVRITTALSSPLIATACHTVAPRSPPCIGKRRYAVPEILRKQRVDELKCLGPEHFNNNKKLFNNSRVQLVPKKRDRRASLQTQMLQEVAVAGTSALRRTSLLPLNMMRRSSVRPGIVVPKVRLCKVPSWPNPEKRKKSKDPELLQLPKWSYKEAKEERRRQEEEGKKRRLPTARMR, from the exons ATGCTCCGTTATCtagctggctatccaacactggaactcttcaatGTCAAG AATGGGCTGATAGTAGCCTGTTACATGGGCTGGGTGGATGTGGTCATAGCGCTTTCTCAGTGTCCCCATATCGATGTCAACTGGCAAGACAACGAGGGGAATACAGCCCTCATGACAGCTGCTCAAGCAG GCCACATTATGATATCCAGCTACTTGATCAACTACTTCCCCAACCTGGACCTAGAGCGTAGGAACTGCCATGGATTCACCGCTTTGATGAAGGCAGCCATGCAAGGGAGGGCAGATGTTGTTTGTTTGCTCATGATGTCAG GAGCGGACGTGGAGGCGAGGGACTACAGCCGCAAGATGACCTCCAGGGAGTGGGCTTTGTTCACATGTCGCTATGAGACGGGCTATCTGATGATGCGTCTGATGGCCCAGCCATGCGCCCAGCAGTTCTGTGACTCCTACAAGCTGGAATGGCCCATGCTGCAGGAGCTAGTGGCCCAACGCCAGGAGTCCAAGAGCTGCTGGCAGAAGGTGGCAGACAAGGTCTGCTGCAGGTTCTCTCTCCGCATGAAGACAGACCCCGTGGACGATGGTGTGATGGACCACATGGTACGCATCACTACCGCTCTGTCCAGCCCATTGATCGCCACCGCCTGCCACACTGTGGCCCCAAGAAGTCCCCCCTGCATCGGGAAGCGGCGCTATGCCGTGCCAGAGATACTCAGGAAGCAGCGAGTGGACGAACTGAAGTGCCTGGGCCCCGagcacttcaacaacaacaagaagcTGTTCAATAACTCCCGGGTGCAGTTGGTTCCTAAGAAGAGGGACCGGAGGGCCAGCCTGCAGACCCAAATGTTGCAAGAGGTTGCGGTGGCTGGTACTTCGGCTCTGAGGCGCACCAGCTTGCTGCCCCTGAACATGATGAGGAGGAGCAGTGTCAGGCCGGGCATTGTGGTCCCCAAGGTGAGGCTGTGCAAGGTCCCCTCATGGCCCAACCCTGAGAAGAGAAAAAAGAGCAAGGACCCCGAGC